ATTGGTTCAGATCCATACGCATGCCTTGATTAATAGCATCAACAGCATGTTTTGTAGCGCAATAGACATTTCCATTCGGGTAAACTTCTTTTGCGGCTGTGGAGCCAATGTTGATAATGTGGCCGTTTCTCCTCTCAACCATTTTAGGAATAACGGCATGTGAAACATATAAAAGACCTTTGATATTGATGTCTACCATAGCATCCCAATCTTCCAGATCGCCATTTTGAATAGGGTCCAAACCGTGTGCATTTCCGGCATTGTTAATAAGGATATCGATTTCGGCAAATTCTTTTGGCAGTGAATCGATAGATTCCTGTACGGCTTTTTTCTTTCTTACGTCAAAATTAAGCGTATGTACTTTGGTGCGGTGTTCGAGTTCGAGCTGTAATTCAGCCAAACGGTCCTCGCGTCTTCCGCAAAGAATCAACTTAAAATTATGTTTTGCTAATTCAATCGCTGTAGCTCTTCCTATACCGCTGGTAGCGCCTGTTATTAATACTGTTTTCATTAA
This portion of the Flavobacterium lindanitolerans genome encodes:
- a CDS encoding SDR family NAD(P)-dependent oxidoreductase, with the translated sequence MKTVLITGATSGIGRATAIELAKHNFKLILCGRREDRLAELQLELEHRTKVHTLNFDVRKKKAVQESIDSLPKEFAEIDILINNAGNAHGLDPIQNGDLEDWDAMVDINIKGLLYVSHAVIPKMVERRNGHIINIGSTAAKEVYPNGNVYCATKHAVDAINQGMRMDLNQYGIRVGGIHPGMVETEFSQVRFKGDAERASNVYKGFEPLKPEDIADIIRFVITRPYHVNIADLMVMSTAQASSTIVNRIL